Proteins encoded together in one Terriglobus saanensis SP1PR4 window:
- a CDS encoding MGH1-like glycoside hydrolase domain-containing protein — protein sequence MKLGEEEERLRKSETREENWQRWGTYLPERQWGTVREDYSADGNAWAFTHDMARYRAYRWGEDGLLGWTDRECRLCYSTSFWNGADPILKERLFGLGNSEGNHGEDVKEQFYYLDATPTHSYAKALYKYPQRAFPYDDLVTTNRDRTYADSEYELLDTGIFDEERYFDMQVEYAKAAPEDTLIRLTISNRGPDAATLTVAPTLTLRNNWSWRNIEPGEETRPWMRLKEAEPHTIVANHKTLGRYRFIPLNEMPEEVLFTENDTNIRRLDHNFQGKQGFTKDAFDRYLVGGDAAAVNRDNVGTKVAFVFRMKLEAGETRVLRLRLVREDEHEPAPIDSSAFDECFCQRLAEADQFYAARLPSAYNEDERNVARQAYGGLLWSKQFYYYVSQRWLEGDPAQPSPPRERFDAPNAQWRHLFCRDILSIPDKWEYPWFAAWDTAFHMIPMAEIDPTFAKNQLLLLLREWYMHPNGQMPAYEFAFGDVNPPVHAWAVMHVYLIDAKSKEGKKDVDFLERAFQKLLLNFTWWVNHNDVNGKNLFGGGFLGLDNIGVFDRNMALPNGATLNQADGTAWMGLYCAAMLTMALELAQTRPAYEDIASKFFEHYVAIIDAINDGGDGGLWDEEQGFYFDRLERKGKEPIALKIRSIVGIVPLYAICLLKQDQIEKLPGFSKRLHWFLKNSPGLSRYVSDVESEDPEFKGSKFLALVPKERLLRILRCVLDETEFLSDHGIRALSKYHDEHPYEIELEGHKLVIKYLPGEGDSGMFGGNSNWRGPIWFPVNILLLNALERYHAVYGDAFKVECPTRSGKFLTLLEVQQEIGKRLVGLFTRDESGRRASHGDERRYIDDPHWRDLVLFSEYFCGDTGRGTGASHQTGWTALVATCLLRVSGSKGEM from the coding sequence ATGAAGCTCGGTGAGGAAGAGGAACGTCTCCGGAAATCGGAGACTCGGGAAGAAAACTGGCAGAGGTGGGGAACCTATCTGCCGGAACGCCAGTGGGGTACGGTCAGAGAAGACTATTCCGCAGACGGCAATGCTTGGGCGTTCACACACGATATGGCCCGCTACCGTGCCTATCGGTGGGGCGAGGATGGACTCCTTGGCTGGACGGACCGAGAGTGCCGCCTCTGCTATTCCACTTCTTTCTGGAATGGCGCGGATCCCATCCTAAAGGAGCGCCTCTTCGGCCTTGGCAACTCTGAGGGCAATCATGGCGAAGATGTTAAGGAGCAGTTTTACTATCTCGATGCAACACCAACGCACTCCTATGCCAAGGCTCTTTACAAGTATCCACAGCGAGCCTTCCCGTACGACGACCTGGTAACGACGAATCGTGATCGTACGTATGCCGATTCGGAGTATGAACTCCTCGACACGGGCATCTTCGACGAAGAGCGCTACTTCGATATGCAGGTGGAGTATGCCAAAGCCGCTCCGGAGGACACGCTCATACGGCTGACCATTTCAAACCGTGGTCCGGACGCAGCGACTCTAACGGTGGCACCGACGTTGACTTTGCGTAATAACTGGTCATGGCGAAACATTGAACCGGGCGAAGAAACACGTCCATGGATGCGGCTGAAAGAAGCAGAGCCGCACACGATTGTTGCGAACCACAAGACTCTGGGCCGCTATCGATTTATTCCTTTGAATGAGATGCCCGAAGAGGTCTTATTCACCGAGAACGATACAAATATAAGACGACTCGACCATAATTTTCAGGGCAAGCAAGGCTTCACGAAGGATGCGTTCGATCGTTACCTGGTGGGTGGTGATGCTGCCGCCGTCAATCGGGACAACGTCGGGACCAAGGTGGCGTTTGTCTTTCGCATGAAGCTCGAAGCAGGAGAGACGCGCGTCCTTCGATTGCGCCTTGTTCGCGAAGATGAGCATGAGCCCGCACCGATAGATTCGTCAGCCTTTGACGAATGTTTTTGTCAACGTCTGGCAGAAGCCGATCAGTTCTACGCTGCTCGATTGCCAAGCGCTTACAACGAAGATGAGCGCAACGTTGCACGTCAAGCTTATGGCGGCCTGCTTTGGAGCAAACAGTTCTACTATTACGTGTCGCAACGCTGGCTTGAGGGCGACCCGGCGCAGCCATCGCCACCGAGAGAAAGGTTCGATGCACCGAATGCGCAGTGGCGGCATCTCTTCTGTCGCGACATTCTTTCGATTCCCGACAAATGGGAGTATCCGTGGTTTGCCGCCTGGGATACCGCGTTCCATATGATCCCGATGGCGGAGATCGATCCGACCTTCGCTAAAAACCAACTTCTGTTGCTGTTGCGTGAATGGTATATGCACCCGAACGGCCAGATGCCAGCCTACGAGTTCGCTTTCGGAGATGTGAATCCACCAGTGCACGCGTGGGCCGTAATGCATGTGTATTTGATCGATGCCAAAAGCAAGGAAGGGAAGAAAGACGTCGACTTCCTGGAGCGTGCCTTTCAAAAACTTCTGTTGAATTTTACCTGGTGGGTGAACCATAACGACGTAAACGGTAAGAACCTTTTTGGGGGCGGATTTCTCGGGTTGGATAACATCGGCGTCTTCGACCGCAACATGGCTCTGCCGAACGGAGCGACACTGAATCAGGCCGACGGCACGGCATGGATGGGGCTGTATTGCGCCGCGATGTTAACGATGGCGCTCGAACTGGCACAAACGCGACCCGCGTATGAGGACATCGCCAGCAAATTCTTCGAGCACTATGTCGCCATCATTGACGCCATCAATGATGGGGGTGACGGCGGCCTATGGGACGAGGAACAGGGCTTTTACTTCGATCGACTTGAACGAAAAGGCAAGGAGCCGATCGCGTTGAAGATTCGTTCTATCGTCGGCATTGTGCCGCTCTACGCAATCTGTCTGCTGAAGCAAGACCAGATAGAAAAGCTACCGGGATTCAGCAAACGTCTGCATTGGTTCCTCAAGAACAGCCCCGGACTCTCGCGTTACGTCTCCGATGTTGAGTCCGAAGACCCGGAGTTTAAAGGCTCAAAGTTTCTTGCACTTGTGCCTAAGGAACGGTTGCTGCGCATACTTCGCTGTGTCCTGGATGAGACGGAGTTTCTTTCAGATCACGGCATTCGTGCGTTATCGAAATATCATGACGAGCACCCATATGAAATCGAACTCGAAGGCCACAAACTTGTCATCAAGTATCTTCCCGGCGAGGGAGACAGCGGCATGTTTGGCGGCAATAGCAACTGGCGCGGCCCTATTTGGTTTCCGGTCAACATTCTGCTGCTGAATGCGCTGGAGCGATACCACGCCGTGTACGGTGATGCTTTTAAAGTAGAGTGCCCCACCCGCAGCGGAAAATTTCTAACGCTTCTTGAGGTTCAGCAGGAGATAGGGAAGCGTCTTGTAGGTCTCTTTACACGCGACGAGTCTGGTCGGCGGGCTTCTCATGGAGACGAGCGACGTTATATCGATGACCCACATTGGCGTGATCTGGTTCTCTTCAGCGAATACTTCTGCGGAGACACTGGCCGGGGTACTGGTGCGAGCCACCAGACGGGTTGGACCGCCCTGGTGGCGACATGTCTGCTTCGTGTGAGCGGCAGCAAAGGAGAGATGTAA
- a CDS encoding ECF-type sigma factor — MNTKEPSVTNLISRWKGGDPAALHELTPLIYDDLVRAAKARLGNESYARTLEPSALVHEAFFRLSKQTTLIAQNRAHFYAIAAITMKRVLIEHARKRMAQKREAGERVTLHPEIVAQDGPRLDLLALHEALERFSSLDPRKARIIEQKYFGGMTNEELALVEGISVATVSRELRLGQAWLRLELSGKHAKT; from the coding sequence GTGAACACGAAAGAACCTTCGGTGACGAATCTCATTTCCCGTTGGAAAGGCGGAGACCCGGCCGCACTTCACGAACTCACGCCTTTAATCTACGACGATCTTGTACGAGCAGCCAAAGCCCGTCTGGGTAATGAGTCCTACGCGCGGACGTTGGAGCCAAGTGCACTTGTTCACGAAGCGTTTTTCCGGCTTTCCAAACAAACAACCCTCATCGCGCAAAACCGCGCGCACTTCTATGCCATTGCCGCGATCACGATGAAGCGAGTTTTGATCGAGCATGCGCGCAAGCGAATGGCACAAAAGCGTGAGGCCGGGGAACGAGTCACCTTGCATCCGGAGATTGTGGCGCAAGACGGCCCACGCCTGGATCTGCTGGCTTTGCATGAAGCATTGGAACGATTTTCCTCACTGGATCCAAGGAAGGCACGCATCATCGAACAGAAGTACTTTGGCGGTATGACCAATGAGGAGCTAGCTCTGGTGGAAGGCATCTCCGTGGCGACCGTTAGTCGGGAGCTGCGTCTGGGCCAGGCATGGTTGCGGCTTGAGTTGAGTGGAAAGCACGCAAAGACATGA
- a CDS encoding serine/threonine protein kinase, with product MMDARWKTIEQIFFEATERPKKDQEDFVRLAAAGDESLILEVLSLLRAEADADSVLDATVRHQFDDWFASEGSSASTSTGTRLGPYLLLRELNSGGMGTVHLAQRVDDQYSQIVAIKTVRAGYATPEVSRRFREERQILATLNHPNVGTILDGGETLEGHPFLVMEYVEGQAITTYCMEHKLSTPERLDLFSAVCGAVYHAHQKLILHRDIKPENVLVSKDGHPKLIDFGIAKTLGPSVSSGAGEANPKTLLWLTPSYASPEQFQSKPLSVASDIYSLGVLLYELLTDVRPYDLERLTPAEAERTVLQETVRKPSAVVAATRLKRELSGDLDRIVLMAMEKAPERRYKSVQHLTEDLQRFLEGRPVLARKATFLYVLRKACIRHKGTLVSIFLCIAMLAASYAGYRWRSRAAEARVQEISSLAQSTIGSMAENAQQSGSSTEVRAAISRRALAYLNQLEITMGSDPRLLLAMSSLHIRVGDIEGLPSVSNLGRTDEAIKSYQSALQFAEKADARLHSAESTAALVEALLHIAYIQTFEKDVEGATKTYARALSLAYPYWRQDPSSTQRERTLTMVYSGMGDAAMWRLEPNIAFTDFEMGFKVLGGQPNGKLDHDLLLADLHLRTADALNDFGRYKESLEETQTAASIASELSQAFPSSRARGTLLFSYRTMVNTLAGRDFINIGDSQQAKVYAEKTLALSKLLDSHDSKDIQSSFTTISALSAMADAERQNNPANAALWYQRALSLTKTLQPAYGAELQHRISILDEALAEVLPDAQRAEQMNLLKDNARIRAEQANFSSHGLIHLMGAYCRLADVELEAHNLTEATRYAEDASPLLQQYDRNSPSLLVLRNVSLCLRTQGDVHLSKAREIAGSGTARTSEVQAAIYSYEQSSQIWRKWQQRGAASPESTREARRVEIRLHQAQALLKRSS from the coding sequence ATGATGGATGCTCGCTGGAAAACGATCGAACAGATTTTCTTCGAAGCGACTGAGCGACCGAAGAAGGATCAAGAGGACTTTGTGCGGCTTGCCGCGGCCGGAGACGAATCTCTGATCCTTGAAGTTCTTTCTCTCTTGCGCGCGGAGGCGGATGCAGACAGCGTGCTCGATGCAACTGTCCGGCACCAGTTCGACGATTGGTTTGCCTCTGAAGGCAGTAGCGCTTCCACTTCTACCGGCACACGGCTGGGCCCCTATCTGCTGCTGCGAGAGTTAAACTCGGGCGGAATGGGTACCGTCCACCTCGCGCAGCGTGTCGATGATCAGTATTCCCAGATCGTTGCCATTAAAACAGTGCGTGCAGGGTACGCCACCCCCGAAGTATCGCGCCGTTTCCGGGAAGAACGCCAGATTTTGGCCACGCTCAACCACCCAAATGTTGGAACGATTCTGGACGGCGGCGAGACCTTGGAGGGGCATCCCTTCCTTGTCATGGAATACGTGGAAGGTCAGGCGATTACAACGTACTGCATGGAACACAAGCTTTCCACCCCGGAGCGTCTGGATCTCTTCAGTGCCGTTTGCGGCGCGGTGTATCACGCTCACCAGAAGTTGATTCTGCATCGCGACATCAAGCCGGAAAACGTGCTTGTGTCGAAGGACGGTCATCCGAAGCTGATTGACTTCGGCATCGCGAAAACGCTCGGACCTTCGGTATCGAGCGGCGCCGGAGAGGCAAATCCAAAGACATTACTCTGGCTCACACCCAGCTACGCTAGTCCTGAGCAATTCCAGAGTAAACCACTCTCCGTAGCTTCTGATATTTACTCCCTGGGTGTGCTGCTGTACGAGTTACTAACAGATGTCAGGCCCTACGACCTGGAGCGTCTCACCCCTGCGGAAGCGGAACGGACTGTTCTCCAAGAGACGGTACGCAAACCCAGTGCCGTTGTGGCTGCCACGCGGCTCAAGCGTGAACTTTCCGGTGATCTGGACCGGATTGTCCTCATGGCGATGGAGAAAGCGCCAGAAAGACGATACAAGTCTGTCCAACATCTCACCGAAGACTTGCAGCGGTTCCTCGAGGGGCGGCCCGTGCTTGCCCGAAAGGCGACCTTCCTCTATGTCTTGCGCAAAGCCTGCATCCGGCACAAAGGCACACTGGTGAGCATTTTTCTATGTATCGCCATGTTGGCCGCATCCTATGCTGGCTACAGGTGGAGATCGCGCGCCGCAGAGGCCCGTGTGCAGGAGATCAGCAGCTTGGCGCAAAGCACCATCGGCAGCATGGCTGAAAATGCTCAGCAGAGCGGAAGCTCTACCGAGGTGCGTGCTGCAATCTCCCGGCGCGCCCTTGCGTACCTGAACCAATTAGAGATAACCATGGGGAGCGACCCGCGGTTGCTCCTCGCCATGTCCTCCCTCCATATCCGTGTCGGCGATATAGAGGGTCTGCCTTCTGTGTCCAATCTCGGTCGTACAGACGAGGCGATCAAGAGCTACCAAAGCGCGCTGCAATTTGCAGAAAAGGCAGATGCGAGATTGCATAGCGCCGAGAGTACGGCGGCGCTTGTGGAAGCTTTGCTGCACATCGCATACATTCAAACATTCGAAAAAGACGTTGAAGGCGCTACTAAAACGTATGCAAGGGCTTTGTCTCTCGCCTACCCATATTGGAGGCAGGATCCGAGTTCAACACAGCGTGAGCGAACGCTGACGATGGTCTACTCCGGTATGGGTGATGCGGCCATGTGGCGTCTGGAGCCGAATATAGCGTTCACCGATTTCGAAATGGGCTTTAAGGTGCTTGGCGGTCAACCGAACGGGAAATTGGACCACGACCTTTTGCTGGCGGACCTCCACCTCCGTACGGCGGATGCGCTCAATGACTTTGGCCGGTACAAGGAAAGTCTGGAGGAAACGCAAACTGCTGCTTCCATCGCTTCGGAACTGTCTCAGGCATTTCCCTCTTCCAGAGCTCGCGGAACACTTCTGTTTTCTTACCGGACCATGGTGAACACTCTCGCCGGAAGAGACTTCATCAATATAGGAGATAGTCAGCAGGCAAAAGTCTATGCGGAAAAGACCCTTGCTCTTTCAAAGTTGCTGGATTCCCATGACTCCAAAGACATCCAATCAAGCTTCACCACAATCTCTGCACTTTCCGCAATGGCAGATGCGGAAAGGCAAAACAATCCGGCAAATGCTGCTTTGTGGTATCAGCGCGCTTTGTCGCTTACGAAAACTCTCCAGCCAGCATATGGGGCAGAACTTCAGCACCGTATCTCAATACTCGATGAGGCCCTCGCCGAAGTACTTCCGGATGCACAGCGCGCCGAGCAGATGAATCTTCTCAAAGACAATGCTCGCATACGGGCGGAGCAGGCGAACTTCAGCTCGCATGGGCTCATCCATCTTATGGGGGCATACTGCAGGTTGGCCGACGTGGAACTTGAAGCGCACAATCTAACGGAAGCGACCCGTTATGCGGAAGATGCGTCGCCACTCCTTCAACAATATGACAGGAATTCCCCCAGCCTGCTTGTATTGAGGAACGTAAGCTTGTGTCTGCGGACTCAGGGGGACGTACATCTGAGCAAAGCCAGAGAGATAGCTGGATCCGGCACAGCTCGCACTTCTGAAGTTCAGGCTGCAATCTATTCCTACGAACAAAGCAGCCAAATCTGGAGGAAATGGCAACAGCGAGGCGCTGCTTCCCCCGAGAGCACCCGTGAAGCACGGCGGGTTGAAATCCGGCTGCATCAGGCGCAGGCTTTGCTGAAGCGCAGTTCGTAA
- a CDS encoding SDR family oxidoreductase yields MVDLYKLQDPTKQYPRPKFKRQPQNVPGLAKNMTPRPDHGEESYRGSGRLPNRKALVTGGDSGIGRAAAIAFAREGADVVINYLPSEEADAKEVIALIEKEGRKAFAIPGDISNEAFCKRLIAQAHKKLGGLDILALVAGKQHAVEKIANISTAQMEQTYRVNVFGLFWLCKAALPLMPPGGSIITTASIQATHPSSSLLDYAPTKAAILAFTRALARQVAEDGIRVNCVAPGPVWTPLQTSGGQPDKKIPAFGSETPMKRPGQPVEMAPLYVLLASQESSYVTGEIYGATGGLEIS; encoded by the coding sequence ATGGTTGACCTGTACAAGTTGCAAGATCCCACGAAACAATATCCGAGACCCAAATTTAAACGTCAGCCCCAGAACGTACCGGGCCTGGCGAAGAATATGACTCCCCGCCCCGACCATGGAGAGGAAAGCTATCGCGGAAGCGGCCGCTTACCCAACCGAAAAGCCCTTGTTACCGGCGGCGACTCAGGTATCGGTCGTGCTGCTGCGATTGCCTTTGCTCGCGAAGGCGCAGATGTCGTCATCAACTATCTTCCCAGCGAAGAAGCCGATGCGAAGGAAGTGATTGCGCTGATCGAGAAGGAAGGTCGTAAAGCGTTCGCGATCCCTGGGGACATCAGCAACGAAGCCTTCTGCAAAAGGCTCATTGCTCAAGCTCATAAGAAGTTAGGCGGCCTCGACATCCTTGCTTTGGTCGCGGGCAAACAACACGCGGTGGAGAAGATTGCCAACATCAGTACGGCCCAGATGGAGCAGACGTATCGCGTGAACGTGTTCGGATTGTTTTGGCTCTGCAAAGCTGCGCTTCCGCTGATGCCTCCAGGCGGTTCAATCATCACAACTGCATCGATCCAAGCGACGCATCCGAGCTCGTCGCTGTTGGACTACGCTCCGACAAAGGCCGCTATCCTCGCATTTACACGCGCGCTCGCGAGGCAGGTCGCCGAAGATGGCATCCGGGTCAACTGCGTTGCGCCTGGGCCTGTCTGGACACCATTACAAACCAGCGGTGGCCAGCCGGATAAGAAGATTCCTGCCTTCGGATCTGAGACGCCCATGAAGCGTCCCGGACAGCCAGTAGAGATGGCACCGCTCTATGTTCTCCTTGCGTCGCAGGAATCGAGCTATGTAACGGGCGAAATCTACGGAGCGACGGGCGGCTTAGAGATCTCGTAA
- a CDS encoding RICIN domain-containing protein translates to MSYLSSFVSRAAALSGCIFMLSIFQPKISHAQAGVFTQHNDPFRDGVNASETILTPVNVNTTTFGIVAKVQLDDQIYAQLLVDPSVTIGGVKRNVLYAATTNNSLYALDANTGAQIWKVNLGTAFTVSNNGATCTDMLGSAGTIGTPVINTATNAIYVVAQTWDATTSTSTHKLHALDLSTGAEHTGSPVVIQATGFNSRAELQRPGLLFANNNIYIAFGSHCDQGTYKGFLFAYNATSLAQIGVFNAAPTTNGNAFWEAGTGPTSDAAGNIYNVTGNGTFDGVTNFSESLLKSDANLNLLDWGTPSDFSQLDAADQDFSSSGAVYIPGKNLVVAGGKDGVLRVFNAANLGHLGNNLQNIQATSSHIHSIIYFNNNAIIWGQNDFAKIFPFTGSTLASAPVFTGTTQAVGHPGGSLSVSANGVTNSILWASTNTGAGPDGQGAWHASVAGILHAYALSSTSMTEIWNSQLNATRDTCNFYAKFNAPTVANGMVYLASFGTAQTKSGQVCFYGLLPNSPGANLIPDGTYFVQSIQSNLVLDVPGLSTTSGTVVQQYTLNNGKNQQWKLKNLGNNVVTLTNVTSNLVLDVVGASKANSALVDQATLVANQTSQEWTVTATTSGSFVLTNKNSGLALDVDGGGVTVGEQIDQFPYNNHTWQQWRFLPLSASVSAVQK, encoded by the coding sequence GTGTCCTATCTCTCTTCATTTGTAAGCCGCGCGGCCGCACTCTCAGGCTGCATTTTCATGTTGTCGATCTTCCAGCCGAAGATAAGTCATGCACAGGCGGGAGTATTCACCCAGCATAATGACCCTTTTCGCGATGGAGTGAATGCGAGCGAGACCATCCTGACTCCTGTCAATGTCAACACGACGACATTCGGAATCGTCGCTAAGGTCCAGTTGGACGATCAAATCTATGCCCAACTCCTCGTGGACCCTAGTGTCACCATAGGCGGTGTTAAACGCAATGTGCTCTATGCAGCCACAACGAATAACAGTCTCTATGCACTGGACGCCAACACGGGCGCACAGATCTGGAAAGTAAACCTGGGCACTGCTTTCACGGTGAGCAATAACGGTGCCACCTGCACAGACATGCTTGGCTCGGCTGGCACCATAGGCACGCCCGTGATTAACACAGCAACGAATGCCATTTATGTCGTGGCCCAAACCTGGGACGCGACCACCAGCACCTCTACCCATAAGTTGCATGCGCTCGATCTCTCCACGGGGGCCGAACATACGGGCAGTCCGGTGGTGATCCAGGCAACTGGATTCAACTCCAGAGCGGAGCTTCAGCGTCCGGGCCTTTTATTTGCGAATAATAACATTTATATCGCCTTTGGATCGCACTGCGACCAAGGCACTTATAAAGGATTTCTGTTTGCCTACAACGCCACCTCTCTGGCCCAGATTGGAGTCTTTAATGCAGCTCCAACGACGAATGGCAATGCGTTCTGGGAGGCGGGAACTGGTCCGACGAGCGATGCTGCTGGCAATATCTACAACGTCACAGGCAACGGCACCTTTGATGGAGTGACGAACTTCAGCGAATCGCTTCTGAAGTCCGACGCCAATCTGAACCTGCTCGATTGGGGGACACCCAGTGATTTTTCGCAACTAGACGCGGCCGATCAGGATTTCAGTTCCTCCGGCGCGGTGTATATCCCCGGTAAGAACCTTGTAGTAGCTGGGGGCAAAGACGGCGTGCTCCGCGTCTTCAATGCGGCCAATCTCGGCCATCTCGGCAACAACCTGCAGAATATTCAGGCGACGTCTTCTCATATCCACTCCATCATTTACTTCAATAACAACGCTATTATTTGGGGACAGAATGACTTCGCAAAGATATTTCCTTTCACAGGTTCCACTCTTGCAAGCGCGCCAGTATTTACTGGAACCACGCAGGCAGTCGGCCATCCCGGTGGAAGTTTGTCGGTATCCGCAAACGGAGTTACAAACTCTATTCTCTGGGCCTCCACCAACACCGGTGCAGGACCCGACGGCCAGGGCGCCTGGCACGCTTCGGTCGCTGGCATTTTGCACGCCTATGCCCTCTCCAGTACAAGCATGACTGAGATCTGGAATAGTCAGTTGAATGCCACGCGTGACACGTGCAACTTCTATGCCAAATTCAATGCACCCACGGTTGCGAACGGGATGGTCTACCTGGCTAGCTTCGGAACTGCTCAGACAAAATCAGGACAGGTCTGTTTTTACGGTCTGCTTCCGAACTCTCCGGGCGCGAACCTGATTCCCGATGGTACTTACTTTGTTCAAAGTATTCAAAGCAATCTGGTTCTCGATGTCCCAGGGCTTTCGACAACATCTGGCACGGTGGTGCAACAGTACACACTGAACAACGGAAAGAATCAGCAATGGAAGCTCAAGAATCTTGGAAACAATGTCGTCACGCTGACCAATGTCACGAGCAATCTGGTACTTGATGTTGTTGGAGCTTCCAAGGCGAATAGCGCTTTGGTCGATCAAGCTACTTTAGTAGCCAACCAGACTTCCCAGGAGTGGACGGTCACCGCAACTACGAGTGGCTCATTCGTATTGACCAACAAGAACAGTGGGCTGGCACTGGATGTCGATGGAGGAGGCGTCACCGTTGGCGAGCAGATTGACCAGTTCCCTTACAATAATCACACTTGGCAGCAATGGAGGTTTCTCCCTCTCAGTGCAAGCGTGAGCGCTGTTCAGAAATAA
- a CDS encoding isoaspartyl peptidase/L-asparaginase, with protein sequence MNFSRRDFLATAAISSAAVALGSQGDAQSVPPNHDHDQTLHSHPKPTHPFVPRLPALLCTQAGTIGIDAAFEMLKQGSDTLDAALHVTKTQEDDPNDYSTGIGGLPNEECEVQLDACCLHGPTRRSAAVGAVSKIKNASLMARAVMERTGYSSLVGLDAQRFAISQGFSKENLTTERTRRMWAVWKKIQSHPELPGEGIFDPNWPTTFRKTHFLPSSPQDLNQLIRKLEPLAIQVGLGPQFTWRAIFDALLPVSTPLYVSTVNQKKEISSAATTSGVPWRLAGTTSDIAMIGAGCYLDPEVGSAGSTGSAEANIKIAGARTIVENMRRGMSPEEAGMDALHRIVHWYGSDMTALRFVEMVYYILRNDGVYAGVSLWRGDRTGNLRQFTIHDGSRRTEECKFLFDSNPSNGQAI encoded by the coding sequence ATGAATTTTTCACGCAGAGATTTTCTCGCCACAGCAGCCATCTCTTCAGCCGCTGTTGCCCTTGGATCTCAAGGCGATGCCCAATCTGTTCCGCCCAATCATGATCATGACCAGACGCTTCATAGCCATCCGAAGCCAACTCATCCTTTCGTGCCAAGGTTGCCCGCGCTCCTTTGCACGCAGGCGGGGACAATAGGAATCGACGCTGCCTTCGAGATGCTGAAGCAAGGGAGTGACACGCTCGACGCCGCGTTGCATGTCACAAAGACTCAAGAGGACGACCCCAATGACTATTCCACGGGCATTGGAGGACTTCCTAACGAAGAATGTGAAGTTCAGCTAGACGCTTGCTGTTTGCATGGACCAACACGTCGAAGCGCAGCCGTAGGGGCGGTAAGCAAGATAAAAAACGCTTCTCTTATGGCACGCGCGGTCATGGAGCGAACTGGATATTCTTCTCTCGTAGGTCTCGATGCACAACGCTTTGCGATCAGCCAGGGATTTTCAAAGGAGAACCTGACTACTGAGCGTACGCGCAGGATGTGGGCTGTCTGGAAGAAGATTCAGTCCCATCCGGAATTGCCAGGTGAAGGTATCTTTGATCCGAACTGGCCAACAACCTTCAGGAAGACACACTTCCTTCCTTCTTCGCCGCAGGACTTAAATCAGTTGATTCGCAAGTTGGAGCCGCTTGCCATTCAAGTAGGTCTCGGGCCTCAATTTACCTGGCGTGCCATTTTTGACGCTCTGCTTCCGGTGTCGACGCCTCTGTATGTCTCCACTGTGAATCAAAAGAAAGAGATTTCGAGCGCAGCCACCACGAGCGGAGTTCCGTGGAGGCTGGCGGGAACAACTAGCGATATTGCGATGATTGGAGCTGGTTGCTATCTGGACCCAGAGGTTGGCTCAGCGGGGAGCACGGGAAGCGCAGAAGCAAACATCAAGATAGCCGGGGCCCGAACGATCGTGGAAAATATGCGCAGAGGGATGTCACCGGAAGAAGCAGGCATGGATGCGCTGCACCGCATTGTGCATTGGTATGGGAGCGACATGACTGCGCTCCGTTTCGTCGAGATGGTGTATTACATTCTGCGCAACGATGGAGTCTATGCGGGCGTCTCGCTCTGGCGCGGTGACAGGACTGGCAACCTGCGGCAATTCACAATCCATGACGGATCGCGTCGCACGGAAGAGTGCAAGTTCTTATTCGATAGCAATCCGTCTAACGGCCAAGCGATCTGA